In the genome of Triticum urartu cultivar G1812 chromosome 5, Tu2.1, whole genome shotgun sequence, one region contains:
- the LOC125507894 gene encoding uncharacterized protein LOC125507894 isoform X1 — MGASSSVGGHRQEEGLHMPPLLVLCSGVRPLSFPLCPCCDGDWVVRLEQSFNIFLMDAVVLILDVLYHDRDYARFFMLETIARVPYFAIQASISQQVWCFSSCQQLLWLTMGRKLLPLVEISDRVKKPVLMCRKGEQGHSSASFLSSCREGWRSVYEVLEGFKGLSPTISFTVRCYRHTRAHMPKMV, encoded by the exons ATGGGCGCCTCCTCCTCCGTGGGAGGCCATCGGCAAGAGGAAGGATTGCATATGCCACCTCTGCTCGTGCTTTGCTCAGGTGTGAG GCCGCTCTCTTTTCCTCTCTGTCCCTGCTGCGACGGTGACTGGGTCGTCAGGCTCGAGCAGTCTTTCAACATATTCCTCATG GATGCGGTCGTTCTGATACTCGATGTGTTGTACCATGATCGTGACTACGCCAGGTTCTTCATGCTCGAGACCATCGCCAGAGTGCCGTATTTCG CAATCCAAGCCAGCATTTCCCAGCAGGTTTGGTGCTTTTCAAGCTGTCAACAATTATTGTGGTTGACCATGGGAAGGAAGCTTTTACCACTTGTGGAGATTTCGGACCGAGTGAAGAAG CCGGTTCTGATGTGCCGAAAAGGAGAGCAAGGGCACAGCAGTGCCTCCTTCCTATCTTCGTGCAG GGAGGGGTGGCGATCTGTCTATGAAGTTTTAGAG GGATTCAAAG GTTTGTCTCCCACGATTTCGTTTACTGTGAGATGCTATCGACACACACGGGCACACATGCCTAAGATGGTCTAA
- the LOC125507894 gene encoding uncharacterized protein LOC125507894 isoform X2, translated as MGASSSVGGHRQEEGLHMPPLLVLCSGVRLEQSFNIFLMDAVVLILDVLYHDRDYARFFMLETIARVPYFAIQASISQQVWCFSSCQQLLWLTMGRKLLPLVEISDRVKKPVLMCRKGEQGHSSASFLSSCREGWRSVYEVLEGFKGLSPTISFTVRCYRHTRAHMPKMV; from the exons ATGGGCGCCTCCTCCTCCGTGGGAGGCCATCGGCAAGAGGAAGGATTGCATATGCCACCTCTGCTCGTGCTTTGCTCAGGTGTGAG GCTCGAGCAGTCTTTCAACATATTCCTCATG GATGCGGTCGTTCTGATACTCGATGTGTTGTACCATGATCGTGACTACGCCAGGTTCTTCATGCTCGAGACCATCGCCAGAGTGCCGTATTTCG CAATCCAAGCCAGCATTTCCCAGCAGGTTTGGTGCTTTTCAAGCTGTCAACAATTATTGTGGTTGACCATGGGAAGGAAGCTTTTACCACTTGTGGAGATTTCGGACCGAGTGAAGAAG CCGGTTCTGATGTGCCGAAAAGGAGAGCAAGGGCACAGCAGTGCCTCCTTCCTATCTTCGTGCAG GGAGGGGTGGCGATCTGTCTATGAAGTTTTAGAG GGATTCAAAG GTTTGTCTCCCACGATTTCGTTTACTGTGAGATGCTATCGACACACACGGGCACACATGCCTAAGATGGTCTAA